A single Anopheles maculipalpis chromosome 3RL, idAnoMacuDA_375_x, whole genome shotgun sequence DNA region contains:
- the LOC126563515 gene encoding uncharacterized protein LOC126563515 — translation MDVSGSFSGDELVPESCLESEWIDEDEVFAILKQWETRDDRGIGKAATAATSGWCNPAGNSHGAGHILLNQSFTNENNSSSSSTPGKLDQLTTECTTDCIKKEPLLDDFDSVDHDKWLLNSNSGSHKFVDTGTFTRPKKRMEYNPLNSSSTTSMDKNTSSTSHSEFAVSGGSPLLNVQIGGPVTPSSLATSALATSTTGNRLLMQRSWLSDVSPPCSIMNSMEYSTNERIANSLITSGDFNSVGCLLNATDENLVGSTSIANVGNASYNGYNLYSVIEDRQRLENLCLDEESTLTKDCNISRTDLNAIENVSGVSTMQNSYESGGRTAPLVSSSCKSSFEDDCSPAIAEGEDTERELRTGVIDTTITTAIAPNDTFLVPTEVPETEAERILASKLLINGGGTYDMRRPRNFKTYRKPRSSLNQTFGIPRIDMDDGISCGTDQESTIVPPTNEQTFVGQIPIAVGDKNAVMNSTFGIVGDEQVGGVGNGHGTFVRNRTITNDGDVRLLNYTHDIEEPKGTVASAAVPFDRTFKRGSRNGTFTGTEDEIRHLPIDSPLRPSGRDKQEEEGTEPREHHTPNGTFSGQANASSMLVQSTPFHGPSVLVKAAPEIEELSPIGPETVKRTPPSGFGRTMVRRSRNLEQDLRNAAFEDPSPALMHGGDPDLETDDFDVQIRRLPSAVNTNPTDISNFLDAEKRISLQHFEEFEKSILESEHSGIDFDEMLNSLTADVRRADEASDKLRQSLDNIKKRHSRINLEKQQQDEMKRKLHQQQPAATATTLLDAQQCDNKLADSMLSKSGSMCSSTGSERLLNRRSRYNEDVHLTLSPQQQQPSLNTTVVIPNGGSITDVPAETDDPVPTGSEVETYDRKNRDRFKTIRLGRKRDDSLGAVLPDVDQELGIIGQPMLNGSEEDSGISNSAFSRVDHNTLNGGRLAAGSNNLPTMKTEPSAEAGEGVFKKPQAVHNIQQQQPSGLVRPTAGDSRLRSTLAKPRYYGAAPGGIQRKDLTLPLGGSKSSSTDCLEQREQEQYLQQQLLQQKQQLDKSLPQTASRLATTSKLGGGSGGLLGVGRYSQFGLANKQLQLQQQQQSQTNAAIQQQQHHPSVVGGAPALKSPMGAKSKSYHSLTFAQASNSSGYGGSSGNLSKLHGSSALQLKLKHNSSNTELKSNTSKRSSLQQQAASNLRNASNGYQSTGVAGAGMGGRASLPLVRSPATAAAAQPNAARTGLNNSSTAAAMANKNALNTTTTLSGGVQMRTASGMGKASRLGLIRPSSGYFSYNTHRKHPDSDNESVNSLSSSSASSRGSLYRVDSQSIANSVLQPQQYASATRTNSIEDISGASTAGGGVPGNGLLTKLNGTGAGMGPGVLSAYASIEPPLPKAAVPSAAPTSATTGLKQPATAGGVKPSGLRPPSAIRPPTVRSGLPRPTSYIRR, via the exons ATGGACGTGTCGGGTAGCTTTAGTGGAGATGAGCTCGTACCGGAAAG CTGCCTCGAGTCGGAATGGATTGATGAAGATGAGGTGTTTGCAATTCTAAAACAATGGGAAACACgcgacgatcgcggcatcggcAAAGCGGCAACAGCAGCCACCAGCGGCTGGTGCAATCCGGCAGGCAACAGTCATGGCGCCGGTCACATCCTTCTGAACCAGAGCTTTACCAATGAGAACaatagcagtagcagcagtacacCTGGAAAGCTAG ACCAACTTACGACTGAATGCACTACAGACTGTATCAAAAAAGAGCCTTTGCTCGATGATTTCGACAGTGTAGATCACGACAAGTGGCTGCTAAATTCGAACAGCGGTA GTCACAAGTTCGTCGACACTGGCACGTTCACAAGACCTAAAAAAAGAATGGAATACAATCCATTGAACAGTAGTAGCACAACGTCCATGGACAAAAATACTTCGTCAACTTCTCACAGCGAG TTTGCTGTCAGTGGAGGATCACCACTGCTTAATGTACAAATCGGCGGTCCCGTAACACCTTCGTCGCTGGCAACGTCTGCCCTCGCTACATCTACAACTGGCAACCGACTGCTGATGCAGCGCAGCTGGCTCAGCGATGTCTCACCGCCCTGCTCGATCATGAACTCGATGGAGTACTCGACGAACGAAAGGATCGCCAACAGTCTTATCACTAGTGGTGACTTTAACAGCGTCGGATGTCTGCTCAATGCGACCGATGAAAATCTGGTCGGGAGCACAAGCATAGCGAACGTAGGAAATGCCAGCTACAACGGATACAATCTGTACAGTGTGATCGAGGATAGGCAGCGGTTGGAGAATCTGTGCCTGGATGAGGAAAGTACACTTACGAAAGATTGCAACATCTCCCGTACGGATCTGAACGCGATCGAAAATGTGTCGGGCGTAAGTACGATGCAAAACTCTTATGAAAGTGGTGGGCGAACGGCACCGTTGGTAAGCTCGTCGTGTAAATCTTCGTTTGAGGATGACTGTTCACCGGCCATCGCCGAAGGAGAGGACACCGAGCGGGAGCTACGAACGGGGGTGATTGATACGACGATCACAACCGCGATTGCACCGAACGATACGTTCCTTGTACCGACGGAAGTGCCAGAAACGGAGGCAGAACGGATACTTGCTAGTAAGTTGCTGATCAATGGCGGAGGAACGTACGATATGAGACGTCCGCGTAACTTCAAAACGTATCGCAAGCCACGCTCCTCGTTGAATCAAACGTTTGGAATTCCACGGATTGATATGGATGATGGGATATCGTGTGGAACTGATCAAGAATCGACGATTGTACCGCCGACCAATGAGCAAACGTTCGTCGGACAGATACCAATCGCTGTAGGTGATAAGAACGCAGTCATGAACAGTACGTTTGGCATTGTTGGTGACGAGCAGGTCGGGGGTGTTGGGAATGGACATGGAACGTTTGTGCGAAATCGCACCATCACTAACGACGGCGATGTGCGATTGTTGAATTACACGCACGACATCGAGGAACCTAAAGGAACTGTCGCTAGTGCTGCCGTTCCATTCGATCGCACCTTTAAGCGTGGTTCGCGTAATGGCACGTTTACCGGTACAGAAGACGAAATACGTCATTTGCCGATCGACAGCCCGCTCCGACCATCGGGACGAGACAAGCAGGAAGAGGAAGGAACGGAACCACGAGAACATCACACACCAAATGGAACGTTTAGTGGACAGGCGAATGCCAGTTCGATGTTGGTACAGTCCACACCATTCCATGGCCCATCAGTACTGGTAAAAGCGGCCCCGGAAATCGAAGAGCTGTCACCGATCGGACCCGAAACAGTCAAAAGGACTCCTCCAAGTGGTTTTGGACGTACCATGGTACGACGCAGTCGAAATCTAGAGCAAGACCTACGCAATGCGGCCTTCGAAGATCCGAGCCCGGCATTGATGCACGGTGGCGACCCCGACCTTGAAACGGATGACTTCGATGTACAGATCCGACGGTTACCGAGCGCGGTTAACACCAACCCGACAGACATATCGAATTTCCTCGACGCTGAGAAGCGCATCTCACTGCAACACTTCGAGGAGTTTGAGAAATCGATACTGGAAAGCGAACACAGCGGGATCGATTTCGACGAGATGCTCAACTCGCTCACGGCGGATGTGCGCCGGGCGGATGAAGCGAGTGACAAGCTAAGACAGTCACTggacaacataaaaaaacgccaTTCGCGCATCAAtctcgaaaagcagcagcaggatgaGATGAAGCGAAAGttacatcagcagcagccagcGGCAACGGCGACGACGCTGCTCGATGCACAACAATGCGACAATAAGCTGGCAGACTCGATGCTATCCAAGAGCGGTAGCATGTGCTCGTCGACTGGAAGCGAAAGACTGTTAAACCGCAGAAGTAGATACAACGAGGACGTACATCTTACCCTATcgccgcaacaacagcaaccgtcACTCAACACGACGGTAGTGATACCGAATGGAGGATCAATAACGGATGTGCCCGCCGAAACGGACGATCCCGTTCCTACCGGAAGCGAGGTAGAAACGTACGATCGCAAAAATAGGGATCGCTTCAAGACGATACGATTGGGAAGGAAGCGGGACGATTCACTCGGTGCCGTACTGCCCGATGTGGACCAGGAGCTGGGCATTATCGGTCAGCCTATGTTGAACGGTTCGGAGGAGGACAGTGGTATTAGCAATAGTGCCTTTAGCAGGGTAGATCATAACACACTGAACGGTGGGAGACTGGCGGCCGGTAGCAACAATCTACCAACGATGAAGACTGAACCCTCGGCAGAGGCCGGTGAGGGTGTATTTAAAAAACCACAAGCAGTCCATaacatccagcagcagcaaccgtcGGGACTGGTGCGTCCTACTGCTGGCGATAGCCGGTTGCGAAGTACACTCGCGAAGCCTCGTTACTATGGTGCCGCTCCAGGTGGTATCCAGCGCAAGGATCTTACGCTTCCGCTCGGCGGCAGTAAGTCTAGTTCGACCGATTGCTTGGAACAGCGGGAACAGGAACAGTACCTTCAGCAGCAGTTGCTccaacaaaagcagcagctgGACAAATCCCTCCCACAGACCGCATCGCGACTTGCGACCACATCCAAGCTCGGGGGTGGCAGTGGTGGACTGTTGGGCGTCGGAAGATATTCACAGTTTGGGCTAGCAAACAAGCAACTGCAgcttcaacagcagcaacagtcgcAAACAAATGCTGcgatacagcagcagcagcatcatccaTCTGTCGTCGGTGGTGCGCCAGCCCTCAAGTCGCCGATGGGCGCCAAGTCCAAATCGTACCATAGTCTCACGTTTGCCCAGGCTAGCAATAGCAGCGGTTACGGAGGTTCGAGCGGCAATCTCTCCAAGCTACATGGATCGTCTGCACTGCAGCTTAAACTGAAGCACAATTCCAGCAACACGGAG CTGAAAAGTAACACATCCAAGCGGTCCTCgctgcagcagcaggcagCTTCCAACCTGCGGAATGCGTCCAACGGCTACCAATCTACGGGTGTCGCGGGTGCGGGGATGGGGGGTCGTGCCAGCCTGCCGCTGGTGCGGTCACCCgctaccgctgctgctgcacagcCAAATGCAGCTCGAACCGGCCTGAACAACAGCTCTACCGCAGCTGCAATGGCTAACAAAAACGCTCTGAATACTACTACCACT CTTTCCGGCGGTGTACAGATGCGCACAGCCAGCGGAATGGGGAAAGCGTCCCGACTTGGTCTGATACGCCCGTCGTCCGGATACTTTAGCTACAACACGCACCGCAAGCACCCAGACTCCGATAACGAGTCAGTCAAT AGCCTATCATCCTCATCGGCTAGCTCACGGGGCAGCCTGTATCGTGTAGATAGTCAAAGCATAGCGAACAGTGTACTCCAACCGCAACAGTACGCGAGCGCCACCCGAACCAATAGTATCGAGGACATTAGCGGCGCTAGtactgctggtggtggcgTACCGGGTAATGGTTTGCTAACGAAACTTAATGGCACCGGTGCAGGAATGGGCCCAGGAGTGCTGAGCGCGTACGCTTCGATTGAGCCACCGCTACCGAAGGCAGCCGTCCCAAGCGCTGCACCAACGTCAGCGACGACAGGTTTGAAGCAACCGGCGACAGCGGGTGGAGTGAAACCTTCCGGACTGAGGCCACCGTCCGCCATCCGACCACCGACCGTACGCAGTGGCCTTCCACGTCCAACGAGCTACATACGGCGATAA